A window of Peromyscus eremicus chromosome 7, PerEre_H2_v1, whole genome shotgun sequence contains these coding sequences:
- the Trank1 gene encoding TPR and ankyrin repeat-containing protein 1 → MESSCHEETEKEKVFSDIVPWQEMAPPRELAVILCNKSNAFYSLGKWNEAFLTAKECLQWDPTYVKGYYRAGYSLLHLLQPYEAARMFFEGLRLLQRSQDQVQVPDFLVGIFTTMSSDSIVLQSFLPCFDHIFTAGFSTEVWQSVIEKLAKKGLWHSFLLLSSKKERLPRDIYVSELSLKSLFEKYVFIGLYEKMEQVPKLVQWLISIGANVETIGPYPLHALMRLCIQAKESQLFRWIMEHKPEWKGLINYTDDAGCTVLHVAAAHFPGYSIKRQTEDVQMLLSFGADPTLLDQHSRSAVDVLKRNKNFRAIEKINSHLEKLALSSKGLSEIPAGLVCDVNRDCANTFIKFLLERQKWPEVLLLLTRKVSGQSHLRNCLMKDCDLSDLDICTVIPHLSSWDQRKTQLLSRLIDNGALPEGLQESQDRPLLMCLRHEDFDLAFILLTKGADPRSVSLMEGDTPLHAALHIFLDINADIGFNFLSHLLDLFLSNPSEFYYLNPNVQDSNGNTLMHLLFQKGMLKRTKKLIDLLVKFDINFNLKNKEGKGVRHRIKKNDALLLAWNKAVTESRRKNRQDPAAHLGRLSRSSAPGHMSQLKSQTSFRSLPCGATDKTLSSGVTEILPDVQVTRHEPEAIRTRSLRDRLVQDITVLIQQVELDMSLPEDYPQRGSFKVAAGTEGKKDKVQGAQSGGSPGCSRNNPVVSEAGDGHAQAGPGASQLVPVGNRLGVASDNQENWTMQEIEACLQDFDNMTWEIECTSEMLKKLSSKVMTKVIKKKIILAIQQLGNGEWTQGLQKRLKHSKGNIQLFEAKLDKGARMLWELAIDFSARCSENSEKIVGTDRNTCSLEKSGRVYTEIIRIWDIVLDHCKLSDSIMAICSAYTRGLSCVLRKKLKGINKGQVSANMKIQKRIPRCYVEDTEAEKSIEQVDPEYFPPASAVETEYNIMKFHSFSTNMALNILNDMTATVEYPFRVGELEYAVIDLNPRPLEPIILIGRSGTGKTTCCLYRLWKKFHVYWEKAEQAGSPLLSKQILPKRRLEVEPGKEGSGREEEDEEEEEGSIKVETVDNIDEEQESEGCAGGATVEPAGDSQIAEGCVPEHPHQLEHLHQIFVTKNHVLCQEVQRNFIELTKSTKATSHYKPLDPSVHKLQDLRDENFPLFVTSKQLLLLLDASLPKPFFLRNEDGSLKRTIVGWSTQEEFSIPSWEEDDEEVEADGNYSEEEKATETHAGESDPRVYVTFEVFTNEIWPKMIKGRSSYNPALIWKEIKSFLKGSFEALSCPHGRLTEEAYKKLGRKRSPNFKEDRSEIYNLFCLYQQIRSQKGYFDEEDVLYNLSWRLSKLRVLPWSIHELYGDEIQDFTQAELALLMKCINDPNAMFLTGDTAQSIMKGVAFRFSDLLSLFHYASRNTVDKQCAVRKPKRIHQLYQNYRSHSGILNLASGVVDLLQFYFPESFDRLPRDSGLFDGPKPTLLDSCSVSDLAILLRGNKRKTQPIEFGAHQVILVANETAKEKIPEELGLALVLTVYEAKGLEFDDVLLYNFFTDSEAYKEWKIISSFIPSSDSREENWPLVEVPLEKSSSSQARSLMVNPEMYKLLNGELKQLYTAITRARVNLWIFDENLEKRAPAFKYFIRRDFVQVVKTDENKDFDDSMFVKTSTPGEWITQGDYYAKHQCWKVAAKCYQKGDAVEKEKLALAHHTALNMKSKKVSPKEKELQYLELAKTYLECNEPKLSLKCLSYAKEFQLSAQLCERLGKIRDAAYFYKRSQCFKDAFRCFEQIQEFDLALRMYCQEELFEEAAIAVEKYEEMVKNKTFPIPKLSYSASQFYLEAAAKYLSANKSKEMMAVLSKLDVEDQLVFLKSRKCLAEAAELLNKEGRREEAALLMKQHGCLLEAARLTADKDFQASCLLGLARLNVARGSDIEHTKAVLREALDLCYQTSQLSGIAEAHFLQGVILRDFQKLRDAFIKFDMLNHSAGVVEALYEAASQCESEHQKVLALAPGGLEVLLNLVRALKNVTNNAEKEMVKSCFEFFGISQVDAKYCQIAQNDPGPILRIIFDLDLTLSEKKTKDHFLIVTDQVKVALNKHLLSRLCQITQILLGKTYPGICMRFIVGLKCEDEQCEDFHRPLRRCEAKCMVQSKMHLVAINGLLLEAKKAFPKVLAEELEEIDCILSPDTYGLCKSFLNLLFPRHFHQRVLSENPMACKEILKPNYKSFRSYRFALKEYIHDLFQKESAHSRRESTDLWLSAMQAFLLSSGYPEDFEKLLHQEEDSYNRELKALESDREDRSKGRSSRVRGVEGKFGMLVPNKEDENVEKSYLCFIRLLETSLDQLYVHRNPEDYKRLFFRFMNVLIRRCKAPLVPSITNTVVLLELQFVHCGVVLTRLWKNAVLCLPKSYIALLHFWEFLFSKKDRESGDVFSIIQEYKPKDVARAIRDFRFHLSYLVKVMCGYENMNFNVLLDAFSEIDYVISGEAERTLVLCLVMLVNAEEVLQPFCKPLLYRRFREIQTRLQLMSMNWPDQVPKRLLKVVQRVLMAVSVKSVAEALQDLLFERDEEYLVDCHWRWDSVHTKGTVVRGLCHEEVRLNRLLCMGPVDQFADPEWDFGEDETHELDELALEDRDHFLAAILSQKQRKALIQRKLRRACLVVSLCISWRRWIQTEHSREEARELRAGNFKRADVDRTQCDLCGVKFTRSPESYFSPGKAFEGASEAVIISRAELEGRECRERISESYEQHIRLEGHRRQQAAYQKYLEFFHEKADPAIEEGKVVVQDIEQSIWIRGHLGSKEQSHMLQRKVQEHIRRVSDLVEELYRRKAWAEAEEVMTRQVKILALSVKNAQEWLKKTELRLKDEGIVQEEEYENEVEDFGELCPRRRSRKCGKQRKY, encoded by the exons AGGAAAGTCAGCTTTTCAGGTGGATAATGGAGCATAAGCCTGAGTGGAAAGGCCTCATCAACTATACAGACGATGCGGGCTGCACTGTCCTGCATGTTGCTGCTGCCCACTTCCCAGGATACTCCATCAAGC GACAAACAGAAGATGTGCAGATGCTACTGAGCTTTGGAGCAGACCCTACTCTGCTAGATCAACACTCTCGGTCTGCTGTGGATGTTCTGAAGAGGAACAAGAACTTCAGAGCTATTGAGAAAATCAACAGTCACCTGGAAAAGCTGGCTTTGAGTTCTAAGGGCCTGTCAG aaattcCTGCTGGCCTGGTTTGTGACGTTAACCGAGATTGTGCCAACACCTTCATCAAATTCTTACTGGAGAGACAAAAGTGGCCTGAAGTACTTCTGCTGCTCACCCGCAAAGTCAGTGGGCAGTCACATCTCAGAAACTGCCTCATGAAAGACTGTGACCTCTCAGACCTGGACATCTGTACTGTCATTCCCCATCTCAGCTCCTGGGACCAGAGGAAGACCCAGCTTCTGAGCCGCCTGATTGACAATGGAG caCTGCCTGAGGGTCTCCAAGAGAGTCAGGACAGGCCACTCCTCATGTGCCTGAGACATGAGGACTTCGACTTGGCTTTTATTCTCTTGACCAAGGGTGCAGACCCCCGTAGTGTTTCTCTCATGGAAGGTGACACTCCTTTGCATGCAGCGCTCCACATCTTCCTGGACATCAATG cTGACATTGGCTTTAACTTCCTCAGCCACCTGTTGGACTTATTTTTGTCCAACCCTTCTGAATTTTATTACCTTAATCCTAACGTTCAAGATAGCAATGGAAACACATTGATGCACCTCCTTTTCCAGAAGGGCATGTTGAAGCGCACAAAGAAGCTGATAGATCTGCTGGTGAAGTTTGACATCAATTTCAACCTGAAGAACAAAGAGGGCAAAGGCGTAAGGCACCGTATTAAGAAAAACGATGCTCTGCTTTTGGCCTGGAACAAAGCTGTGACAGAGAGCCGCCGGAAGAACCGGCAAGACCCTGCTGCCCACCTGGGGAGGCTCTCCAGGTCTTCTGCCCCTGGCCATATGTCTCAGCTCAAGTCCCAAACTTCCTTCAGGTCTCTGCCATGTGGTGCCACTGACAAAACCCTTTCCTCTGGAGTCACAGAGATTCTCCCTGACGTTCAGGTAACCAGGCATGAGCCTGAAGCCATCAGGACACGTTCCCTGAGAGACCGCCTTGTACAGGACATCACAGTTCTGATCCAGCAGGTTGAGTTGGATATGTCTCTACCAGAGGACTATCCCCAGAGAGGCTCTTTCAAGGTAGCAGCtggcacagaaggaaagaaagacaaagtccAGGGAGCCCAGAGTGGAGGGAGCCCTGGCTGTAGTAGAAACAACCCTGTCGTCTCCGAGGCTGGGGATGGGCATGCTCAGGCAGGCCCAGGGGCCTCACAGCTTGTTCCTGTAGGTAACAGATTGGGAGTGGCCAGTGATAATCAGGAAAATTGGACCATGCAGGAGATTGAGGCCTGTCTGCAGGACTTTGATAACATGACCTGGGAGATCGAGTGCACTTCAGAAATGCTAAAGAAGCTATCCAGTAAGGTTATGACCAaagttataaagaagaaaataatcctTGCCATCCAGCAGTTGGGGAATGGTGAATGGACCCAGGGCTTGCAGAAGAGGCTGAAACACTCAAAAGGAAACATCCAACTCTTTGAAGCAAAGCTGGACAAAGGCGCCAGGATGTTGTGGGAGCTTGCCATTGACTTCTCTGCTCGGTGCAGTGAGAACTCTGAGAAAATTGTGGGTACAGATCGGAACACCTGCTCTCTGGAAAAATCAGGGCGGGTCTATACAGAGATCATCCGCATCTGGGACATTGTCTTAGATCACTGCAAGCTGTCAGATTCCATCATGGCCATCTGCAGTGCTTATACCCGGGGCTTGTCCTGTGTCCTTCGGAAAAAGCTGAAGGGTATCAACAAAGGGCAGGTATCAGCTAACATGAAAATCCAAAAGAGAATACCCCGATGCTATGTGGAAGACACAGAGGCTGAGAAGAGCATAGAGCAGGTAGATCCTGAGTACTTTCCCCCAGCCAGTGCTGTGGAGACAGAGTATAACATCATGAAGTTCCACAGCTTCAGCACCAACATGGCCTTAAACATCCTCAATGACATGACAGCAACGGTGGAGTATCCATTCAGAGTGGGTGAGCTTGAGTACGCTGTGATTGACCTCAACCCTAGGCCTCTAGAGCCCATCATCCTCATTGGGCGGAGTGGCACTGGGAAAACAACCTGTTGCTTGTACAGGCTTTGGAAGAAATTCCACGTTTACTGGGAGAAAGCTGAGCAGGCAGGAAGCCCATTGCTGTCCAAACAGATCTTGCCAAAGAGAAGATTGGAAGTAGAGCCTGGAAAAGAAGGTTCAGGTCGGGaagaagaagatgaggaggaagaggagggttcCATCAAAGTGGAGACAGTGGATAATATAGATGAGGAGCAAGAAAGTgaaggctgtgctgggggagcCACAGTAGAGCCAGCAGGGGACAGCCAAATAGCAGAAGGGTGTGTGCCAGAACACCCACACCAGCTGGAACATCTGCATCAGATCTTTGTGACCAAGAACCACGTTCTGTGTCAGGAGGTGCAAAGGAATTTCATTGAGCTCACCAAGTCTACCAAGGCCACCAGTCACTACAAACCCCTGGATCCCAGTGTCCACAAACTCCAGGACCTGAGGGACGAGAACTTCCCGCTGTTTGTCACTTCCAAACAGCTGCTCCTCCTGCTTGATGCTTCTCTGCCCAAAccattttttctgagaaatgaagATGGAAGCTTAAAAAGAACCATTGTAGGATGGTCCACACAGGAAGAGTTTAGCATCCCCAGCTGGGAAGAGGATGATGAAGAGGTTGAGGCTGATGGGAACTATAGTGAGGAGGAGAAAGCtacagaaacacatgcaggtgAAAGTGATCCCCGAGTATATGTGACATTTGAGGTGTTCACCAATGAGATATGGCCCAAAATGATCAAAGGGAGAAGTTCCTACAACCCGGCACTGatttggaaagaaataaaatcatttctgAAGGGCTCTTTTGAGGCTCTTAGTTGTCCTCATGGGAGACTGACTGAGGAAGCCTATAAGAAGTTAGGAAGGAAACGATCCCCCAATTTCAAAGAAGACAGGAGTGAGATCTACAACCTCTTCTGCCTGTATCAGCAGATCAGGTCCCAGAAAGGATATTTTGATGAAGAAGATGTCCTATACAACCTGTCCTGGAGGCTGTCAAAGCTCAGGGTACTCCCCTGGTCTATCCACGAGCTCTATGGTGATGAGATTCAGGATTTCACCCAAGCAGAGCTGGCATTGCTGATGAAATGCATCAATGACCCCAATGCCATGTTCCTCACTGGAGACACTGCCCAAAGCATTATGAAGGGTGTGGCCTTCCGCTTCAGTGATCTGCTCTCTCTGTTCCACTATGCCAGCAGAAACACGGTAGATAAGCAGTGTGCTGTCCGAAAGCCCAAGAGGATTCACCAGCTGTACCAGAATTACAGATCTCACTCAG GAATCCTCAATCTTGCATCTGGAGTGGTGGACTTACTTCAGttctacttcccagaatcctTTGATCGCCTTCCAAGAGATTCTGGACTTTTTGATGGTCCCAAACCAACTCTCTTGGACTCTTGCAGTGTAAGCGACTTGGCAATTTTGCTGCGagggaacaaaagaaaaacccagcCCATTGAATTTGGTGCCCACCAG gTGATTCTTGTCGCCAATGAAACGGCAAAGGAGAAAATTCCAGAAGAGCTGGGGTTAGCACTTGTGCTAACTGTTTATGAGGCAAAAGGATTGGAATTTGATGATGTCCTCCTTTACAACTTTTTTACTGATTCTGAG gctTACAAGGAATGGAAGATCATTTCCTCATTCATACCATCATCTGACTCCAGAGAAGAAAACTGGCCGTTGGTTGAAGTTCCCCTGGAAAAATCAAGCTCCTCTCAGGCTCGGTCCCTTATGGTGAACCCAGAAATGTACAAG CTTCTCAATGGAGAGCTGAAACAGCTGTACACTGCCATCACACGGGCTCGGGTCAACCTTTGGATCTTTGATGAAAACCTAGAGAAACGGGCTCCTGCTTTCAAATATTTCATTAGGAGAGATTTTGTCCAAGTTGTAAAGACAGATGAAAATAAAG ACTTTGACGATAGCATGTTTGTTAAGACCTCGACTCCTGGTGAGTGGATCACACAAGGAGACTATTATGCCAAGCACCAGTGCTGGAAG GTTGCAGCTAAGTGTTACCAGAAAGGAGATGCAGTTGAGAAGGAGAAGTTGGCTTTGGCCCACCACACTGCTCTGAATATGAAATCAAAGAAAGTCAGCCCCAA GGAGAAGGAGCTGCAGTATTTGGAACTGGCTAAGACTTACTTGGAGTGCAATGAGCCAAAGCTATCTCTTAAGTGTTTGAGCTACGCTAAGGAGTTCCAGCTCTCTGCCCAGTTATGTGAGAGGCTGGGAAAG ATAAGAGACGCTGCCTATTTCTATAAGCGAAGCCAGTGCTTCAAAGATGCTTTCCGATGCTTTGAGCAGATTCAGGAGTTTGACCTCGCACTCAGGATGTACTGCCAAGAAGAGCTATTTGAGGAAGCCGCTATTGCAGTGGAAAA ATATGAAGAAATGGTAAAGAACAAGACCTTTCCCATTCCTAAGCTCTCCTATTCTGCCAGCCAGTTTTACTTGGAAGCTGCTGCAAAGTACCTGAGTGCAAATAAGAGTAAGGAAATGATGGCTGTTCTTTCCAAGCTTGACGTAGAAGATCAGCTGGTGTTCCTGAAGTCTCGGAAATGCCTAGCAGAAGCGGCAGAACTGCTTAACAAGGAGGGTCGGAGAGAAGAGGCTGCCCTATTGATGAAGCAACATGGCTGTCTCCTGGAGGCTGCCAGGCTCACTGCTGACAAGGACTTTCAGGCCTCGTGCCTCCTGGGGCTTGCCCGCCTCAATGTGGCCAGAGGTTCCGACATAGAGCATACAAAGGCTGTTCTGAGAGAAGCACTTGATCTTTGCTATCAAACCAGCCAGCTGTCCGGCATTGCGGAGGCCCATTTCCTGCAGGGTGTCATCCTGAGGGACTTTCAGAAGCTTAGAGATGCCTTCATCAAGTTTGACATGCTCAACCACTCAGCAGGAGTGGTAGAAGCTCTCTATGAAGCAGCCAGCCAGTGTGAGTCTGAGCATCAGAAGGTTCTGGCCCTGGCTCCAGGTGGCTTGGAAGTCCTTCTCAACCTGGTCAGGGCCCTTAAAAATGTGACAAACAATGCTGAGAAGGAAATGGTCAAATCTTGCTTTGAGTTTTTTGGGATTTCTCAAGTGGATGCTAAATATTGCCAGATAGCCCAGAATGACCCTGGGCCCATATTAAGAATAATTTTTGACCTGGATTTGACCTTgagtgagaagaaaacaaaagatcaCTTCTTAATAGTGACTGATCAAGTGAAGGTAGCCCTGAATAAGCACCTTTTGAGCAGACTGTGTCAGATCACACAGATCCTGCTTGGGAAGACCTACCCGGGGATCTGCATGAGATTTATTGTGGGTTTGAAATGTGAGGATGAACAGTGTGAAGATTTCCACAGGCCCCTCAGACGCTGTGAGGCCAAGTGCATGGTTCAGTCGAAAATGCACCTGGTAGCAATTAATGGGTTGCTTCTGGAAGCCAAGAAAGCATTCCCTAAGGTCTTAGCTGAAGAACTTGAAGAAATAGATTGTATTTTGTCTCCAGATACGTATGGCCTTTGCAAATCATTCCTAAACCTCCTCTTCCCTCGGCATTTCCATCAGAGAGTGCTGTCAGAAAACCCCATGGCCTGCAAAGAAATCCTCAAGCCAAATTACAAGTCCTTCCGCTCCTACCGGTTCGCCTTGAAAGAGTACATCCAtgacctgtttcaaaaagaaagtgCGCACAGCCGCAGGGAGTCCACAGACCTGTGGCTGAGCGCCATGCAGGCTTTCCTTCTGTCCTCCGGCTACCCAGAGGACTTTGAGAAGCTGCTTCACCAGGAGGAAGACAGTTACAACCGGGAGCTGAAAGCACTAGAGTCTGACCGAGAGGACAGAAGCAAGGGGAGAAGCAGCAGAGTGAGAGGCGTAGAAGGGAAATTCGGCATGTTGGTGCCCAACAAGGAAGACGAGAACGTGGAGAAGTCCTATCTGTGCTTCATCCGGCTGCTGGAGACTTCCCTGGACCAGCTCTATGTGCATAGGAACCCTGAAGACTACAAGAGGCTCTTCTTCCGCTTCATGAACGTCCTCATTAGGAGGTGCAAAGCGCCGCTGGTCCCCAGCATCACCAACACAGTGGTGCTGCTGGAGCTGCAGTTCGTACACTGTGGAGTGGTGCTGACCCGTCTCTGGAAGAATGCTGTCTTGTGCCTCCCTAAGAGCTACATTGCGCTCTTGCACTTCTGGGAGTTCCTGTTCAGCAAGAAGGACAGGGAATCTGGGGACGTGTTCTCCATCATCCAAGAGTACAAGCCGAAAGATGTGGCCAGAGCCATCCGGGACTTCCGGTTCCACCTCTCCTACCTCGTCAAGGTGATGTGTGGTTACGAGAATATGAACTTCAATGTTCTACTTGACGCCTTCAGTGAAATAGACTATGTGATCTCCGGGGAGGCAGAACGGACACTGGTGCTGTGCTTGGTGATGCTGGTGAATGCTGAGGAAGTCCTGCAGCCCTTCTGCAAGCCACTTCTGTACCGCCGTTTCCGGGAGATCCAGACAAGGCTGCAGCTGATGAGCATGAACTGGCCAGACCAGGTGCCCAAGAGGCTGCTGAAGGTGGTACAGCGGGTGTTGATGGCAGTCAGTGTCAAGTCTGTGGCTGAGGCACTGCAGGACCTGCTCTTTGAGCGGGATGAAGAGTACCTGGTGGATTGCCACTGGCGGTGggacagtgtgcacaccaaaggcACTGTGGTCCGTGGCCTCTGTCATGAAGAGGTCAGACTGAACCGCTTGCTCTGTATGGGCCCTGTGGACCAGTTTGCTGACCCAGAGTGGGATTTTGGTGAAGATGAGACACATGAATTAGATGAGTTGGCCCTGGAAGACCGAGATCATTTTCTGGCTGCCATCCTTTCCCAGAAGCAGCGGAAGGCCTTGATCCAGCGTAAGCTGCGCAGAGCCTGCCTGGTGGTGTCTCTGTGCATCAGCTGGAGAAGATGGATCCAGACAGAGCATAGCAGGGAGGAGGCTAGGGAGCTCAGGGCTGGGAATTTCAAAAGGGCCGATGTAGACAGGACCCAGTGTGACCTGTGTGGGGTGAAGTTCACCCGCAGCCCTGAAAGCTACTTCAGTCCTGGCAAAGCATTTGAGGGAGCATCAGAGGCTGTGATCATCTCCAGGGCTGAACTGGAAGGGAGAGAGTGTCGAGAGAGAATCAGTGAGTCATATGAGCAACACATTCGCTTGGAAGGCCACCGGAGGCAGCAGGCAGCCTACCAGAAATATCTAGAGTTTTTCCATGAAAAGGCAGACCCGGCCATCGAAGAAGGCAAAGTAGTGGTGCAGGATATCGAGCAGAGCATCTGGATCCGTGGCCACTTGGGCTCTAAGGAGCAGAGCCACATGCTGCAGAGAAAGGTGCAGGAGCACATCAGGAGGGTCTCAGATCTGGTGGAGGAGCTCTACAGACGCAAGGCCTGGGCTGAAG CCGAGGAGGTAATGACTCGACAGGTCAAAATTCTGGCCCTGTCAGTCAAGAACGCGCAGGAGTGGCTGAAGAAGACAGAGCTCCGCTTAAAAGATGAAG GTATTGTTCAGGAAGAGGAATATGAAAACGAAGTTGAAGACTTTGGCGAGCTCTGCCCTAGAAGGCGTTCCCGGAAATgtggaaaacagagaaaatactAA